A DNA window from Pseudarthrobacter sp. W1I19 contains the following coding sequences:
- a CDS encoding 3-hydroxybutyrate dehydrogenase — MDNNTLNGRKALVTGGASGIGAACVRELAARGAKVVVADVDAAGAAALADEVGGTSWTVDLLDVDSLATLSLDCDILVNNAGIQRISPIEEFDPVQFRRIIALMLEAPFLLIRAALPHMYSNGFGRIINLSSVHGIRASPFKSAYVAAKHGLEGLSKVTALEGGEHGVTSNCINPGYVRTALVEKQIADQAQVHGIPESEVLAKVMLTESAIKRLVEPGEVASLVAWLASGHAGMVTGASYTMDGGWSAR, encoded by the coding sequence ATGGACAACAACACTTTGAATGGCCGCAAAGCCCTGGTCACCGGGGGAGCGAGCGGAATCGGCGCCGCGTGCGTCCGCGAGCTGGCAGCACGCGGAGCGAAAGTGGTGGTGGCCGACGTCGATGCCGCCGGAGCCGCCGCGCTCGCCGACGAGGTGGGCGGCACCTCCTGGACTGTGGACCTGCTGGACGTGGACTCGCTCGCCACCCTGAGCCTGGACTGCGACATCCTGGTGAACAACGCCGGGATCCAACGCATCAGTCCCATCGAGGAGTTTGATCCCGTGCAGTTCCGCCGGATCATCGCCCTGATGCTGGAGGCTCCGTTCCTGCTGATCCGCGCGGCCCTGCCGCACATGTACAGCAACGGCTTCGGGCGGATCATCAACCTGTCCTCCGTGCACGGGATCCGGGCTTCGCCATTCAAGAGCGCCTATGTTGCCGCCAAGCACGGCCTGGAAGGGTTGAGCAAGGTGACGGCACTCGAAGGCGGCGAGCACGGAGTCACGTCCAACTGCATCAACCCCGGCTACGTCCGGACGGCGCTGGTGGAGAAGCAGATCGCGGACCAGGCCCAGGTGCACGGCATCCCGGAATCGGAGGTGCTGGCCAAAGTGATGCTCACCGAGTCTGCCATCAAGCGCCTGGTGGAGCCCGGGGAGGTTGCGTCCCTGGTCGCCTGGCTTGCTTCCGGCCACGCCGGCATGGTCACCGGCGCCAGTTACACGATGGACGGCGGCTGGTCGGCCCGCTAA
- a CDS encoding helix-turn-helix domain-containing protein, protein MEVSTSAPAPAAPLPVALADGVFPAGCPSRTVLDHITSKWGVLILLALSEGEQRWSELRRRAEGISEKMLAQTLKTLERDGLVSRKAQPVIPPRVDYSLTERGYELGSLLVPLVAWAFENAEEIVNGQP, encoded by the coding sequence ATGGAAGTAAGTACCTCCGCTCCTGCCCCTGCTGCACCCCTTCCCGTGGCGCTTGCCGACGGCGTGTTCCCGGCCGGGTGCCCCAGCCGGACGGTCCTGGACCATATCACCAGCAAATGGGGCGTGCTGATCCTGCTGGCATTGTCCGAGGGGGAGCAGCGGTGGAGTGAACTGCGGCGGCGGGCCGAGGGCATCAGCGAGAAAATGCTGGCACAGACCTTGAAGACGCTGGAGCGTGACGGCCTGGTCAGCCGGAAAGCGCAGCCCGTCATTCCGCCGCGGGTGGATTACAGCCTCACCGAACGCGGCTACGAACTCGGAAGCCTGCTGGTTCCGCTGGTGGCGTGGGCATTCGAGAACGCGGAAGAAATAGTCAACGGCCAGCCCTGA